The following are from one region of the Pantoea cypripedii genome:
- a CDS encoding H-NS family nucleoid-associated regulatory protein has product MSDSLKALNNIRTLRAQARELALADLEEMLEKFSVVVSERREESHAEEAAVREKAEKLAKYRELLLEDGIDPNELLGSLSGAGKPRAKRAPRPAKYKYIEDGQEKHWTGQGRTPAVIKAAIESGKSLDDFLI; this is encoded by the coding sequence ATGAGTGATTCACTTAAGGCGCTAAATAACATTCGTACACTGCGTGCGCAGGCACGTGAACTGGCTCTGGCCGATCTGGAAGAAATGCTTGAGAAGTTCAGCGTTGTTGTTTCAGAACGTCGTGAAGAAAGCCATGCAGAAGAAGCTGCTGTACGTGAGAAAGCAGAGAAGCTGGCTAAATATCGTGAGTTGCTGCTGGAAGACGGTATCGACCCGAATGAATTACTGGGTTCTCTGTCGGGTGCAGGTAAACCACGCGCTAAACGTGCTCCGCGTCCGGCTAAGTATAAATATATTGAAGACGGTCAGGAAAAACACTGGACCGGTCAGGGTCGTACCCCTGCGGTCATTAAAGCTGCAATCGAAAGCGGTAAATCTCTGGATGATTTCCTGATTTAA
- the trpA gene encoding tryptophan synthase subunit alpha, with amino-acid sequence MDRYKIMFDRLEQNKEGAFVPYVTLGDPNPELSFAIIETLINAGADAVELGIPFSDPLADGPVIQASAIRALQAGATSAACFDILTRLRARHPHIPIGLLMYANLVFTNGISHFYKRCAQAGVDSVLIGDVPVEESKEFREAAESSGISTVFFAPPNADMATLEAVSGYGGGYTYLLSRAGVTSVENKAGLPSPHILEALRRFNAPPAMLGFGISMPAQVREVMKSGIAGVISGSAVVKIIERNINAPDTMLAELYSFVRSMKEATRNQ; translated from the coding sequence ATGGATCGCTATAAAATTATGTTTGATCGCCTGGAGCAGAATAAAGAAGGGGCTTTTGTTCCCTATGTTACCCTTGGGGATCCCAATCCTGAACTGTCATTTGCAATTATAGAAACATTGATCAACGCTGGTGCAGACGCTGTCGAGTTGGGTATTCCTTTTTCTGATCCACTAGCCGATGGCCCGGTTATCCAGGCCTCAGCGATTCGGGCATTACAGGCGGGAGCAACATCTGCTGCCTGTTTTGATATTCTCACCCGTCTGCGCGCCCGCCATCCGCATATACCGATCGGCCTGCTGATGTATGCCAATCTGGTGTTCACTAACGGCATCAGCCATTTTTATAAAAGATGTGCACAGGCTGGGGTGGATTCTGTGTTGATTGGCGATGTTCCGGTTGAGGAATCAAAAGAGTTTCGTGAAGCAGCTGAGAGCAGTGGCATTTCTACGGTATTCTTTGCGCCACCGAATGCTGACATGGCTACCTTAGAAGCAGTATCAGGATATGGCGGTGGTTATACTTATCTGCTTTCACGTGCCGGGGTAACCAGCGTTGAAAATAAGGCGGGTCTGCCCTCACCACATATCCTTGAAGCGCTCAGACGCTTTAATGCCCCACCAGCAATGTTAGGTTTTGGCATATCAATGCCAGCGCAAGTCAGAGAAGTGATGAAAAGTGGCATTGCGGGTGTTATATCGGGTTCTGCGGTAGTAAAAATAATAGAACGCAACATTAATGCGCCAGATACGATGTTGGCTGAGCTCTATTCTTTTGTGAGATCGATGAAAGAGGCGACACGTAACCAATAG
- a CDS encoding EF-hand domain-containing protein: MKKFLVLVAGFVFISAASAAPTGAFMQRVQDRFNAANTNHDGKLTLAEAQAGMPRVAQHFAEIDTAKKGYITFSQLSAFMAAKK, translated from the coding sequence ATGAAAAAGTTTCTGGTGCTGGTTGCAGGTTTTGTTTTTATCAGTGCTGCCAGCGCAGCGCCGACCGGTGCATTTATGCAGCGGGTACAGGATCGTTTCAATGCTGCAAATACCAATCATGATGGCAAATTGACCCTGGCAGAAGCGCAGGCGGGTATGCCGCGTGTCGCTCAGCATTTTGCGGAAATAGATACAGCGAAAAAAGGCTATATCACCTTCTCGCAACTCAGTGCATTTATGGCGGCGAAAAAATAA
- a CDS encoding universal stress protein: MKFYTHALVLVHDQQDGALLLNHAAVLAQQTGMKITLAHISEDYREMNYVSDSVMDDRVSQAIIRAKSLLSELVKAAPVVVDACELVTINRFEDVEQCIKERGIDLVIAGHRNRFMGLLASRSLEYINHLTVDVLIKHTRS; this comes from the coding sequence ATGAAATTTTATACCCATGCGCTGGTGCTGGTTCATGACCAGCAGGACGGTGCGTTGCTGCTGAATCATGCTGCTGTGCTGGCACAGCAGACAGGAATGAAAATCACGCTGGCACATATCAGCGAGGACTATCGCGAAATGAATTACGTTTCCGACAGCGTCATGGATGACAGGGTTTCGCAAGCCATTATCAGGGCGAAATCTTTGTTGAGTGAACTGGTCAAGGCCGCGCCGGTGGTGGTTGACGCGTGCGAGCTGGTGACAATCAACCGATTCGAGGATGTGGAGCAATGCATTAAAGAGCGGGGTATTGACCTGGTGATTGCCGGACATCGCAATCGTTTCATGGGACTACTGGCATCACGCTCACTGGAGTACATCAACCATCTGACAGTCGATGTTCTGATTAAGCACACCCGTAGCTGA
- a CDS encoding ester cyclase translates to MSGNQETINRLMAERQAVEKLYQAFSHQNPDLIDEAVTPDWDDIPLAPGQTAGPEGLKPIIREFIHAFPDVQIIIHDLIQLPGQIAVRAEITGTHQGKIMGIEPTGKSVSFRLHEFHQLNGERITTTWHMEDWFGLFTQLGQFPPRP, encoded by the coding sequence ATGTCAGGCAATCAAGAGACCATAAATCGTCTTATGGCCGAACGTCAGGCCGTGGAAAAACTTTATCAGGCTTTCAGCCACCAAAATCCTGATTTGATTGATGAAGCGGTCACACCAGACTGGGATGATATTCCCCTGGCCCCAGGTCAGACTGCGGGGCCTGAAGGGCTGAAACCTATCATCAGAGAATTTATTCATGCTTTTCCGGATGTGCAGATCATCATTCACGATCTTATCCAGCTTCCCGGTCAGATTGCAGTACGGGCGGAAATTACCGGAACACATCAAGGGAAAATCATGGGGATTGAACCTACCGGAAAATCGGTCAGTTTTCGGCTGCATGAGTTCCATCAGCTTAATGGCGAGCGTATTACCACTACCTGGCATATGGAAGATTGGTTTGGGCTGTTTACGCAGTTAGGTCAGTTCCCGCCGCGCCCATAG
- a CDS encoding efflux RND transporter periplasmic adaptor subunit encodes MAGCVLAGCKPQQNALPQPVPAVSVSMPQKLTFDSSTTVTGTLGASEQVQIAARVAATLQSVNFKDGDLVQAGQVLFTLDPAALQAQFNSDQAALVNAQREADRDQALYPSHVISLSALQDAQTARDQAQAQRDIAQINLGYTRITAPFTGRIGRRTVDVGNLVGTSGNTVLATLNKIDPLYVTFSLNQSDATRFGIIAAHGDVPAHQPVDITIPGLSEPLHTTIDFVDNQLDSASGNITLRATLHQPPISLLPGMFVQVTLHAAAPVSQLQLPATAVQGDSVFPVSADGMVSRLSVKTAPGSGEHVILLSANDDTQRVLTFARPDLVGKKVNVSNEAQSQHD; translated from the coding sequence ATGGCAGGCTGTGTCCTGGCGGGGTGTAAACCGCAGCAAAATGCTCTCCCGCAGCCGGTTCCTGCGGTGTCGGTGAGCATGCCGCAAAAACTCACCTTTGACTCGTCAACCACCGTCACCGGCACACTTGGCGCTTCTGAGCAGGTGCAGATTGCAGCGCGTGTCGCCGCGACGCTGCAATCGGTCAATTTCAAAGACGGCGACCTGGTGCAGGCCGGACAAGTGTTATTTACGCTAGACCCGGCCGCCTTACAGGCACAGTTTAATTCCGATCAGGCTGCGCTGGTGAATGCTCAGCGTGAAGCTGACCGCGATCAGGCACTCTATCCGTCACACGTTATCTCCTTGTCCGCCTTGCAGGACGCGCAAACCGCCAGAGATCAGGCGCAGGCGCAGCGGGATATCGCACAAATTAATCTCGGTTATACGCGCATTACCGCGCCTTTCACCGGACGCATCGGGCGGCGTACCGTCGATGTCGGTAATCTGGTGGGCACCAGTGGTAATACCGTGTTAGCCACGCTGAATAAGATCGACCCGCTGTATGTCACTTTCAGCCTTAATCAGTCAGACGCGACGCGCTTTGGCATTATCGCGGCGCACGGTGATGTACCAGCTCATCAACCAGTGGATATCACCATTCCTGGCCTGAGTGAACCGCTGCATACCACCATCGATTTTGTCGATAACCAGCTCGACAGCGCCAGCGGAAATATCACCCTGCGTGCGACCCTGCATCAGCCGCCGATTAGCCTGCTGCCGGGGATGTTTGTCCAGGTCACTTTGCATGCGGCAGCGCCGGTGAGCCAGCTGCAGCTGCCGGCCACGGCGGTACAGGGTGACAGTGTTTTCCCGGTTTCTGCGGATGGCATGGTCAGCCGCCTCAGCGTTAAAACGGCTCCCGGCAGCGGTGAGCATGTCATTTTACTCAGCGCAAATGACGACACACAGCGCGTCCTGACCTTTGCTCGCCCGGATTTGGTGGGGAAAAAGGTGAACGTCAGCAACGAGGCGCAAAGCCAGCATGATTAA
- the eno gene encoding phosphopyruvate hydratase: protein MSFNIDRMTAREILDSRGNPTVEVEAFTTDGLMARASVPSGASTGTREAHERRDGDHSRYGGKGVQDAVQAVCGEISAALADIDVREQRAIDNVMLELDGTENKSRLGANAILGASLAVARLAALATRQPLYRYLGGLRANLLPVPCMNIINGGVHARGQGADFQEFMIAPHGAESLKEAVRQGSEVYQALRQLLLEKNLSVGVGDEGGFAPAVSSNREPLTLIVQAIEKAGYRPGEDISICIDPASSEFYRDGQYHLRTENAALSAKEMTAYYSELLDQFPIVLLEDGLAEDDWSGWKYLHQQLGSRAELVGDDLFVTNVKYIQRGIQENLASAALIKLNQIGTLSETFDAVALCQRHGWGAFISHRSGETTDAFIADMTVALRAGHLKTGAPCRGERVEKYNQLMRIEQELGQDAQYAGLGAFIRRA, encoded by the coding sequence ATGAGTTTTAATATCGACAGAATGACTGCGCGTGAAATTCTTGATTCACGCGGAAATCCGACCGTTGAAGTCGAGGCGTTTACCACCGATGGGCTGATGGCCCGAGCCTCCGTCCCTTCGGGGGCCAGTACCGGAACCCGCGAAGCCCACGAACGACGGGACGGCGATCACTCGCGTTATGGGGGTAAAGGCGTGCAAGATGCGGTGCAGGCTGTTTGCGGAGAAATCAGTGCAGCGCTAGCCGATATCGATGTGCGTGAGCAGCGAGCCATTGATAACGTCATGCTGGAACTGGACGGAACAGAAAACAAAAGCCGGTTAGGGGCCAATGCCATTCTCGGCGCATCGCTGGCCGTCGCCAGGCTGGCAGCGCTGGCGACACGTCAGCCGTTATATCGTTACCTCGGCGGACTGCGTGCTAATCTGTTGCCGGTTCCCTGTATGAACATCATTAACGGGGGTGTCCATGCACGGGGGCAGGGTGCCGACTTTCAGGAGTTCATGATAGCGCCGCATGGTGCCGAGAGTCTGAAGGAGGCGGTGCGTCAGGGCAGTGAAGTTTATCAGGCACTCCGTCAGTTGCTGCTGGAAAAAAACCTTTCCGTCGGAGTCGGTGATGAAGGCGGTTTTGCCCCTGCGGTGTCGTCAAATCGCGAACCACTGACCTTGATCGTGCAGGCCATTGAGAAAGCGGGCTACCGGCCCGGTGAAGATATCAGTATTTGTATTGATCCGGCATCGAGTGAGTTTTACCGTGATGGCCAATATCATCTGCGCACGGAAAATGCCGCGCTGAGCGCCAAAGAAATGACGGCGTATTATAGCGAGCTGCTGGATCAATTTCCGATTGTGTTGCTGGAAGATGGTCTGGCCGAGGACGACTGGAGCGGCTGGAAATATCTCCATCAACAGCTGGGAAGCCGGGCAGAACTGGTTGGCGATGATTTGTTTGTGACCAACGTGAAATACATCCAACGTGGGATACAGGAAAACCTCGCCAGCGCAGCACTTATCAAGCTTAATCAGATAGGCACGTTGAGCGAGACATTCGATGCCGTTGCGCTGTGCCAGCGTCATGGCTGGGGGGCGTTCATATCGCATCGAAGTGGCGAAACCACCGATGCATTTATTGCGGATATGACCGTCGCGCTGCGAGCCGGACATCTCAAAACCGGCGCGCCTTGCCGCGGAGAGCGGGTTGAAAAATATAATCAGCTAATGCGTATTGAGCAGGAACTTGGACAGGACGCTCAATACGCCGGGCTGGGGGCGTTTATCCGCCGCGCCTGA
- a CDS encoding DUF2913 family protein, which yields MTQSLTEKTGHLAWCALIALELARHDGLVSSESQENVFLTRWLATALKQHRFPREVASDIQWLLKQGRAFGPAAKLRHKLDYLWRSCTGELSQQNDLFRLTYAIETAKQMQWVYRVLSDREWSGRNTVVTNGELDAIYLSRSGLDVSFDADGGQIAPLMARLTGNVAGLEKILHRSGWRSEVCQQTQTPFLFQLMTHS from the coding sequence ATGACGCAATCCTTAACCGAAAAAACCGGGCATCTGGCATGGTGCGCTCTGATCGCTCTTGAACTGGCGAGACATGATGGGTTGGTCAGTTCTGAATCCCAGGAAAATGTTTTCCTGACGCGCTGGCTGGCTACCGCGCTGAAACAGCATCGTTTTCCCCGAGAAGTTGCCAGTGATATTCAATGGTTGTTGAAACAGGGCCGGGCATTTGGACCCGCAGCAAAACTGCGACACAAACTCGATTATCTTTGGCGCTCCTGTACGGGGGAATTGTCCCAGCAGAACGACCTGTTCCGTCTGACCTACGCCATTGAAACCGCGAAGCAAATGCAATGGGTCTATAGGGTGCTCAGCGACAGAGAATGGTCAGGGCGTAATACGGTTGTCACCAACGGCGAACTCGACGCGATATATCTGTCACGATCCGGGTTGGACGTTTCCTTCGATGCTGATGGTGGGCAGATCGCGCCGCTGATGGCGCGGCTAACCGGGAATGTCGCTGGGCTGGAAAAAATACTGCATCGCAGCGGCTGGCGCAGCGAAGTTTGCCAGCAAACGCAAACACCTTTTCTTTTCCAGCTGATGACCCATTCATAA
- a CDS encoding DHHA2 domain-containing protein: MIHVTGHINPDSDAICTAVVTAYWLNQQHRPAHAWRAGEANRETRFIFAEAGLPLPERLTLSLKGEDVWLVDFTEPAQGPDDLHQSNVIGIIDHHRLGGLMTQLPPEVWIKPVGSSATVLWLLMDEADRNSLASSHAILLLGAILSDTVNLKSPTTTEEDIRTVTQLCVRTGINRKTFGRHLLSAKTDLAGLSPQHLLEKDLKAFVIAGTDVRISQIEVMNPSQVSHLITALCEELKNTVAQSGAGLGVLMVTDITDNFSTLYFAGRALKNVGPCSLPGMLSRKKQLLPWLHHHLEQSRGEA; this comes from the coding sequence TTGATACATGTTACAGGCCATATCAATCCTGACAGCGATGCCATCTGCACGGCAGTTGTCACCGCTTACTGGTTAAATCAGCAACATCGTCCCGCTCATGCATGGCGTGCGGGTGAGGCCAATCGGGAAACACGTTTTATTTTCGCTGAAGCAGGTTTACCCCTGCCGGAACGACTCACGCTTTCCCTGAAAGGCGAGGATGTCTGGCTCGTCGATTTCACCGAACCGGCTCAGGGGCCGGACGATCTGCATCAAAGCAACGTTATCGGCATTATCGATCACCATCGGCTGGGCGGTTTGATGACACAGTTACCGCCAGAAGTCTGGATAAAGCCGGTAGGGAGCAGCGCTACCGTGCTCTGGCTGTTAATGGATGAAGCCGATCGCAACAGCCTGGCCTCATCTCACGCCATTCTGCTGCTGGGTGCCATCCTGAGTGACACCGTTAATCTGAAATCGCCAACGACGACGGAAGAGGATATTCGCACCGTTACCCAGCTCTGCGTACGAACGGGCATTAATCGTAAAACCTTCGGCCGTCATTTGTTGAGCGCGAAAACCGACCTTGCCGGACTGTCACCCCAGCACCTGCTTGAGAAGGACCTCAAAGCGTTCGTGATCGCGGGTACGGATGTTCGCATTTCGCAAATCGAAGTGATGAACCCGTCTCAGGTTTCTCATCTGATTACTGCGCTTTGTGAGGAACTGAAGAATACAGTCGCACAGTCCGGCGCGGGGTTGGGTGTGCTGATGGTGACGGATATCACCGACAATTTTTCCACGCTCTATTTTGCCGGTCGGGCATTGAAAAATGTCGGACCCTGCTCACTGCCGGGGATGCTCAGCAGGAAAAAACAGCTGTTGCCCTGGCTCCATCATCATCTCGAACAAAGCCGGGGTGAAGCATGA
- a CDS encoding 2,3-bisphosphoglycerate-dependent phosphoglycerate mutase codes for MHTSTLILLRHGESQWNLENRYTGWTDVPLTPQGYQEADRAGALIRQASLMPDYICSSVMTRCIHTSWRVLDQLDRAWLPVDKTWRLNERHYGALQGLNKAATVATLGEENVFRWRRTLHGVPPVDAEAPARLQTDPRYRHIALQDLPAGESLYMTLHRVLPYWQQVVVPELRAGKTVLIVAHANSLRALMTFLEKLSDEAITRLHVPTGVPIVYSMDSAANVMTQRVLT; via the coding sequence ATGCATACATCAACGCTTATTTTATTACGCCATGGCGAAAGTCAGTGGAACCTTGAAAATCGTTATACCGGCTGGACAGATGTACCGCTGACGCCACAGGGTTATCAGGAGGCTGATCGGGCGGGCGCGCTAATCAGGCAAGCTTCACTGATGCCTGATTATATTTGCAGCTCGGTGATGACTCGCTGTATCCATACCTCCTGGCGTGTGCTGGATCAGCTGGATCGCGCATGGCTGCCGGTGGACAAAACCTGGCGTCTTAACGAACGACACTACGGGGCGTTGCAGGGACTGAATAAAGCTGCAACCGTCGCTACCCTGGGTGAGGAGAATGTCTTCCGCTGGCGCAGAACGTTGCACGGCGTTCCACCGGTGGATGCAGAGGCGCCCGCCAGGCTACAGACCGATCCCCGCTATCGACATATTGCCCTGCAAGACTTGCCCGCCGGAGAGAGCCTGTACATGACTCTGCATCGGGTGCTTCCTTACTGGCAACAGGTGGTGGTGCCTGAGCTACGCGCCGGTAAGACGGTGTTAATTGTGGCGCATGCTAATTCACTCCGCGCGCTGATGACCTTCCTCGAAAAACTCAGTGACGAGGCGATTACCCGATTGCATGTGCCAACCGGGGTGCCGATCGTCTACTCCATGGACAGCGCCGCCAATGTGATGACGCAGCGCGTCCTGACCTGA
- a CDS encoding LysR family transcriptional regulator, with amino-acid sequence MDFKGLDLNLLVAFDALMEEKNVTRAATKASVSQPAMSAALSRLRTHFADPLFIRSASGLLPTARAKEIGLHVSKALEELTHLLAPDVFSPANRSMSFTLGMSEYPMMVLLPGIMKAVNQQAPGVTIHVHSYIDRDESVAMLDSGKIDLVIGIAPTKSENRILSRPLIRDEFVTLVQREGEAAREGMTLESYLKAGHILVSPEGNHYGLVDERLKVMGLTRDLRLTLPSMFAVAGVIQQTQYIATVLKRSALASEKNENVLMFNPPLEMPQIQFDLLWHRRSDASKAQQWLRQLICEQARELM; translated from the coding sequence ATGGATTTTAAGGGGCTTGACCTTAATCTCTTGGTGGCTTTTGACGCGCTGATGGAAGAGAAAAATGTGACCCGTGCCGCGACCAAAGCATCAGTCAGCCAGCCTGCGATGAGTGCTGCGCTTTCCCGTTTACGCACACATTTTGCCGATCCGCTGTTTATTCGCAGCGCTTCAGGGCTGCTGCCGACCGCGCGGGCAAAAGAAATTGGGTTACACGTGTCTAAAGCGCTGGAGGAGCTGACGCATCTGCTGGCTCCGGATGTGTTTTCCCCGGCAAACAGAAGTATGTCATTCACGTTGGGGATGTCTGAATACCCGATGATGGTGCTCCTGCCTGGCATCATGAAAGCGGTCAATCAGCAGGCACCAGGGGTGACGATTCATGTGCATTCCTATATCGATCGGGACGAATCTGTTGCCATGCTGGATAGCGGCAAGATTGACCTGGTGATCGGCATCGCACCGACGAAATCTGAAAACAGAATATTGTCGCGGCCATTAATTCGTGATGAGTTTGTCACCCTGGTCCAGCGGGAGGGTGAAGCGGCCCGTGAGGGGATGACGCTGGAGTCATATCTGAAGGCGGGCCATATCCTGGTTTCGCCTGAAGGCAATCATTATGGGCTGGTGGATGAACGGCTTAAGGTGATGGGACTGACCAGAGATCTGCGTCTGACATTGCCCTCTATGTTCGCCGTTGCTGGGGTGATCCAGCAAACGCAGTATATTGCGACGGTGTTGAAACGTAGCGCATTAGCCAGCGAAAAAAATGAAAACGTATTGATGTTCAATCCCCCGCTTGAGATGCCTCAGATTCAGTTTGATTTGCTTTGGCACCGCCGATCCGATGCCAGCAAAGCACAACAATGGTTGAGGCAGCTGATTTGTGAACAAGCCAGGGAGTTGATGTAA